From Rutidosis leptorrhynchoides isolate AG116_Rl617_1_P2 chromosome 3, CSIRO_AGI_Rlap_v1, whole genome shotgun sequence, a single genomic window includes:
- the LOC139902399 gene encoding uncharacterized protein: MQKYLKLVQELAVDFDLFQMTRVSRTLNKKADALNGVSAAVEEEEQSWMTPIVEFLNKGTLPIDSIEARKIKMKAPMYLLDKGILYRKSFLGPHLRCLNPTQIIREVHEGMCALHSGHKTVASKIMRLGYYWPSMYRDAAEVIRKCQSCQLHAPVRKAPRNPMIPVVSPWPFCKWAIDIVGPFPAGPGGVKFLVVAIDYFTKRVEAKPLKTISCKQIRNFV, from the exons ATGCAAAAGTATCTGAAACTTGTGCAAGAGCTTGCGGTGGACTTTGATTTGTTCCAGATGACTCGGGTTTCAAGAACATTGAATAAAAAGGCAGATGCGCTAA ACGGTGTATCCGCCGCAGTTGAAGAAGAAGAGCAGAGTTGGATGACACCGATAGTAGAATTTCTGAACAAAGGTACATTACCGATAGATTCAATAGAAGCAAGAAAGATTAAGATGAAAGCTCCAATGTATTTGTTAGATAAAGGAATTCTATACAGAAAGTCTTTCCTGGGACCCCATTTACGGTGTCTTAATCCAACTCAGATCATAAGGGAAGTGCATGAGGGAATGTGCGCATTGCACTCAGGACACAAAACAGTTGCATCTAAAATAATGCGACTCGGATACTATTGGCCGTCAATGTACAGAGATGCCGCAGAGGTGATACGCAAATGTCAGTCGTGTCAGCTGCACGCACCGGTAAGAAAAGCTCCACGAAATCCAATGATACCGGTCGTGtctccatggccattctgcaaatgggcaattgacatagtgggGCCATTCCCCGCAGGACCAGGAGGTGTAAAGTTTTTGGTAGTGgccattgattattttacaaagcGGGTAGAAGCCAAACCGCTGAAAACAATTTCGTGCAAGCAAATCCGAAATTTCGTATGA